Proteins encoded together in one Geothermobacter hydrogeniphilus window:
- the cimA gene encoding citramalate synthase, whose amino-acid sequence MSQIRLYDTTLRDGTQAEDISFLVADKVRIAEMLDDLGIHYIEGGWPGSNPKDIAFFKEIRNISLKQAKIAAFGSTRRARVKPEDDDNIRTLIQAEPDTITIFGKSWDFHVREALRISLEQNLELINDSLVYLKQHVGEVIYDAEHFFDGYKANPAYALQTLKAAADADVDCIVLCDTNGGSLPFEIADIIDDVRKHISTPLGIHAHNDSECAVANSLTAVEHGAVHVQGTINGFGERCGNANLCSIAPALTLKMNRPCMTEDQLRQLRIASRTVYELANLVPNKHQPYVGNSAFAHKGGVHVSAIQRHPETYEHIRPEKVGNLTRVLVSDLSGRSNILAKAEQFNIDLDSKDPVTQEILETIKNLENQGFQFEGAEASFELMMRRALGTLRHFFSVLGFRVIDTKRHGDDNPLSEATIQVKVGGKIEHTAAEGRGPVNALDHALRKALEKFYPQLKQMKLLDYKVRVLPAGRGTASITRVLIESGDKNSRWGTVGVSDNIIDASYQALIDAIQYKLVQDYAADKKE is encoded by the coding sequence ATGAGTCAGATCCGTTTGTATGATACGACCCTGAGGGACGGCACCCAGGCCGAAGATATTTCGTTTCTGGTCGCCGACAAGGTTCGTATTGCCGAAATGCTCGATGATCTCGGCATTCATTATATCGAGGGCGGGTGGCCGGGATCCAATCCGAAGGATATCGCTTTCTTCAAGGAGATTCGCAACATTTCCCTCAAACAGGCTAAAATCGCCGCCTTCGGATCGACCCGTCGGGCCAGAGTCAAACCGGAAGATGACGACAATATCCGTACCCTGATCCAGGCCGAGCCGGATACCATCACCATCTTTGGAAAATCCTGGGATTTCCATGTGCGCGAGGCGTTGCGGATCTCTCTGGAACAGAACCTTGAGTTGATCAATGACTCGCTGGTTTATCTCAAGCAGCATGTCGGTGAAGTGATCTATGATGCCGAACACTTTTTCGACGGTTACAAGGCCAACCCCGCGTATGCCCTGCAGACGCTCAAGGCGGCTGCCGATGCTGACGTTGACTGCATTGTCCTGTGTGATACCAACGGCGGCTCCCTGCCGTTTGAGATCGCCGACATCATTGACGACGTCAGGAAGCATATCAGCACTCCGCTCGGGATTCATGCCCATAATGACAGCGAATGTGCCGTTGCCAACTCCCTGACCGCTGTTGAGCACGGCGCCGTTCATGTCCAGGGAACCATCAATGGTTTCGGTGAGCGCTGCGGCAATGCCAATCTCTGTTCCATCGCTCCGGCTCTGACCCTGAAGATGAACCGCCCGTGCATGACCGAGGACCAGCTGCGCCAGCTGCGGATCGCTTCGCGGACGGTGTACGAACTTGCCAACCTGGTGCCGAACAAGCATCAGCCCTATGTCGGCAATTCGGCCTTCGCCCACAAGGGGGGCGTTCATGTTTCCGCCATCCAGAGACACCCCGAAACCTATGAGCATATTCGGCCGGAGAAGGTCGGCAATCTGACGCGGGTGCTGGTCTCGGATCTTTCCGGTCGTTCCAACATCCTCGCCAAGGCCGAGCAGTTCAACATTGACCTTGACAGCAAGGACCCGGTGACCCAGGAGATTCTTGAAACCATCAAAAACCTTGAGAACCAGGGGTTCCAGTTCGAAGGAGCGGAAGCCTCCTTTGAATTGATGATGCGTCGGGCTCTCGGCACTCTGCGGCACTTCTTTTCGGTCCTCGGGTTCCGGGTGATCGATACCAAGCGCCATGGTGATGACAATCCTCTTTCCGAGGCGACGATCCAGGTCAAGGTCGGTGGCAAGATCGAGCATACCGCGGCTGAAGGGCGGGGGCCGGTCAACGCTCTCGACCACGCCCTGCGCAAGGCGCTGGAGAAGTTCTATCCACAGCTCAAGCAGATGAAACTGCTTGACTACAAGGTTCGGGTCCTGCCGGCAGGCCGTGGTACGGCTTCCATTACCCGGGTTCTGATCGAGTCTGGAGATAAAAATTCCCGTTGGGGAACCGTCGGTGTCAGTGACAACATTATCGATGCTTCCTACCAGGCCCTGATCGACGCCATCCAGTATAAACTTGTCCAGGATTATGCTGCCGACAAGAAAGAGTAA
- a CDS encoding aspartate kinase → MALVVQKYGGTSVGTVERIRNVARRVAKTYDEGNDVVVIVSAMAGETNRLVALTREICEFPNEREYDVVVSTGEQVTIGLLAMCLQSMGYAAKSYLGSQIPVRTDAVHAKARIDSIDDARVRHDLDAGSIIIVAGFQGIDPDGNITTLGRGGSDTSAVAMAAALKADVCEIYTDVDGVYTTDPRIVDNASKIEKISYDEMLEMASLGAKVLQIRSVEFAKKYGVVIHVRSSFNDHQGTLVTKEDADMETVLVSGIAYNKDEAKISVLGVPDKPGIASQLFTPLAHANITVDMIIQNVSSDGITDMTFTVPKGDYRKALQIVGESAREIGAAEVRSDEAISKISIIGVGMRSHSGVASKMFQVLAQEGVNIQMISTSEIKVSCIIDAKYTELAVRVLHEAFGLGAEDVQQE, encoded by the coding sequence ATGGCTCTGGTGGTTCAGAAATACGGCGGAACGTCGGTCGGTACGGTCGAACGGATCCGCAATGTTGCCCGCCGCGTGGCAAAAACCTATGATGAAGGCAACGATGTCGTGGTCATCGTCTCGGCCATGGCCGGAGAAACCAACCGCCTGGTCGCCCTGACCCGGGAGATCTGTGAATTCCCCAACGAGCGCGAGTACGACGTTGTTGTTTCGACCGGAGAACAGGTGACGATCGGTCTGCTGGCGATGTGTCTGCAGTCGATGGGGTACGCCGCCAAGAGTTATCTCGGCAGCCAGATCCCGGTACGGACCGATGCCGTTCACGCCAAGGCCCGAATCGACAGTATTGACGATGCCCGGGTGCGGCACGATCTCGATGCCGGCAGCATTATCATCGTCGCCGGTTTTCAGGGTATCGATCCGGACGGCAATATCACCACCCTCGGCCGCGGCGGCTCCGATACCTCCGCGGTGGCGATGGCGGCCGCTCTCAAGGCCGATGTCTGCGAGATATACACTGACGTCGACGGCGTCTACACCACCGATCCGCGCATTGTCGACAATGCCTCCAAGATTGAGAAGATCTCCTACGACGAGATGCTTGAAATGGCCTCGCTGGGGGCCAAGGTGCTGCAGATCAGGAGTGTCGAGTTTGCCAAGAAATACGGCGTGGTCATTCACGTCCGCTCAAGTTTCAACGACCACCAGGGGACCCTGGTGACGAAGGAGGATGCCGATATGGAAACCGTGCTGGTTTCGGGAATCGCCTACAACAAGGATGAAGCCAAGATCTCCGTGCTGGGAGTCCCCGACAAGCCCGGCATCGCCTCGCAGCTCTTCACGCCGCTGGCGCATGCCAACATTACCGTCGACATGATCATTCAGAATGTTTCAAGTGACGGCATCACCGATATGACCTTCACCGTCCCCAAGGGAGATTATCGCAAGGCCCTGCAGATTGTCGGGGAGTCCGCCCGGGAAATCGGTGCCGCCGAGGTTCGCAGCGACGAGGCGATCTCCAAGATTTCCATCATCGGTGTCGGCATGCGTTCTCACTCCGGGGTTGCCAGCAAGATGTTCCAGGTCCTGGCGCAGGAGGGGGTCAACATCCAGATGATTTCGACCAGCGAGATCAAGGTCTCCTGTATTATTGACGCGAAATATACCGAGTTGGCGGTACGTGTTCTGCACGAGGCCTTCGGGCTGGGTGCCGAGGATGTGCAGCAGGAATAG
- the lpdA gene encoding dihydrolipoyl dehydrogenase gives MMKEFDIAVVGAGPGGYVAAIKAARAGAATCVIEDDKAGGTCLNRGCIPTKALFSTAHLLRRLRQAADHGIDIPSLNFDYTRAAERKDKVVAKLVGGVEQLLKGHGVDLFRGRGALEGPGRLRVRRGGVVGHVRAKKIILATGSLPAVPKSLPVDEENILTSTGILAIKNLPQSLLVVGGGYIGCEFASIFSTFGCRVTVVEALPRLLAMSDRQAVREVEKSFQKQGVKVHTGTSVTALETVDGGVRATLSSGDVLQVEKVLIAIGRRPNTEGLGLEEVGVACDERGCVQVDDQMRTSVDDVYAIGDVTGGIQLAHVASYQAGIAVTNALGGSAHADYRVVPSSIFTLPEVSQVGLSEEQCKEQGIEVAVGRFAYLATSKAVCEGETEGSIKLLAEKGSGRLLGASIAGADASTLIAEVGAAMAAGLTAEQLGEIIHSHPTLPEMVKEAAEDVSGLAVHKVGRRKR, from the coding sequence ATGATGAAGGAATTTGATATCGCAGTCGTCGGAGCGGGCCCCGGTGGTTACGTCGCGGCGATCAAGGCTGCCCGTGCCGGCGCGGCGACCTGTGTGATTGAAGATGACAAGGCCGGCGGAACCTGTCTCAATCGCGGCTGCATTCCGACCAAGGCCCTGTTCAGTACCGCCCACCTGCTGCGTCGTCTGCGGCAGGCTGCCGATCACGGCATCGATATCCCTTCGCTCAATTTTGATTATACCCGCGCCGCTGAACGCAAGGACAAGGTGGTGGCGAAACTTGTCGGCGGGGTTGAGCAGTTGCTCAAGGGGCATGGTGTCGACCTGTTTCGCGGCCGTGGAGCCCTGGAGGGTCCGGGACGCTTGCGGGTGCGGCGAGGCGGGGTGGTCGGTCACGTCCGGGCGAAAAAGATTATCCTGGCGACCGGGTCGTTGCCGGCGGTGCCGAAAAGCCTGCCGGTTGACGAGGAAAATATTTTGACCAGTACCGGAATTCTTGCTATTAAGAACCTTCCGCAAAGCCTGCTGGTGGTCGGGGGGGGCTACATAGGTTGTGAATTTGCAAGTATTTTTTCAACTTTCGGCTGCCGGGTGACGGTGGTCGAAGCCTTGCCGCGGCTGTTGGCGATGAGTGACCGGCAGGCGGTACGGGAGGTTGAAAAAAGCTTTCAGAAGCAGGGCGTCAAGGTTCACACCGGAACCTCGGTCACGGCTCTTGAGACCGTTGACGGCGGGGTCAGGGCGACACTTTCAAGTGGTGACGTCCTGCAGGTGGAAAAAGTGCTGATCGCGATCGGCAGGCGGCCCAATACCGAAGGTCTCGGGCTTGAGGAGGTCGGTGTCGCCTGCGATGAACGTGGTTGTGTTCAGGTTGATGACCAGATGCGCACCAGCGTTGATGATGTCTATGCCATCGGCGACGTGACCGGCGGCATTCAACTGGCTCATGTTGCCTCCTACCAGGCCGGCATTGCTGTGACCAATGCGCTGGGTGGTTCGGCGCATGCCGACTACCGGGTGGTGCCGAGTTCCATTTTCACTCTGCCCGAAGTCAGCCAGGTCGGTCTCAGTGAAGAGCAGTGCAAGGAACAGGGGATCGAGGTTGCGGTCGGCCGCTTCGCTTACCTGGCGACCAGCAAGGCGGTCTGTGAAGGTGAAACCGAAGGGTCGATCAAACTGCTTGCCGAAAAGGGGAGCGGGCGCCTGCTCGGCGCATCGATCGCCGGGGCCGATGCCTCGACCCTGATTGCCGAGGTCGGTGCCGCCATGGCCGCCGGTCTGACAGCAGAGCAGCTTGGTGAAATTATTCATTCTCACCCGACTCTTCCGGAGATGGTCAAGGAGGCGGCCGAGGATGTCAGCGGTCTGGCCGTTCACAAGGTCGGACGGCGTAAACGTTAA
- the tsaE gene encoding tRNA (adenosine(37)-N6)-threonylcarbamoyltransferase complex ATPase subunit type 1 TsaE has protein sequence MNRCWERLSRSAEETQRIGRMFGATAPAGAALFLNGELGAGKTCFAQGVAAGLEVPERIPVTSPSYTLLNLYPGRLQLFHFDLYRLTDITELDEIGFDDCLYGTGVTLVEWLDRFPDLQPPGIFLRLGYGRKEDERLLSFNARGGPAEAWLEQVRNRWQTENGPQMTGCQGGK, from the coding sequence ATGAACCGTTGCTGGGAAAGGCTCAGTCGCAGCGCGGAGGAGACCCAACGCATCGGTCGGATGTTCGGTGCGACCGCTCCGGCGGGGGCGGCGCTGTTTCTCAATGGTGAACTGGGGGCGGGAAAAACCTGTTTTGCCCAGGGAGTGGCTGCCGGTTTGGAAGTCCCGGAGCGGATCCCGGTGACCAGCCCGTCCTATACCCTGCTCAATCTCTATCCGGGGAGACTGCAGCTGTTTCATTTCGATCTCTACCGCCTCACGGATATCACCGAACTGGATGAGATCGGTTTTGATGACTGTCTCTACGGAACTGGTGTCACGTTGGTCGAGTGGCTGGACCGTTTCCCGGATCTGCAGCCGCCGGGAATCTTCCTGCGGCTCGGATATGGTAGGAAAGAGGACGAGCGTCTGCTCAGCTTCAATGCCCGCGGAGGTCCGGCCGAAGCTTGGCTGGAGCAGGTTCGTAACAGGTGGCAAACGGAAAACGGCCCGCAGATGACGGGTTGTCAGGGAGGGAAATGA
- a CDS encoding CBS domain-containing protein codes for MLTAADIMTREVHTVTPDTSVDELGKKFVELDKNALPVIDEQKKLFGIVTQTDLVEQDRPLHIPTVISIFDWVFYLESEKEFRQEVAKVTARRVDAICRRDPPTCRPETTVAELAQLMVDKKVHLVPVVDDNRHVLGVVGRLDIIRSMNL; via the coding sequence ATGCTGACCGCTGCTGACATCATGACCCGCGAGGTCCATACGGTAACACCTGACACCAGCGTCGATGAACTGGGGAAAAAGTTTGTCGAACTGGACAAGAACGCCCTGCCGGTGATCGATGAACAGAAGAAGCTGTTCGGTATCGTCACCCAGACCGATCTGGTCGAGCAGGACCGTCCCCTGCATATTCCGACCGTCATTTCGATCTTTGACTGGGTTTTCTATCTCGAAAGCGAAAAGGAGTTCCGGCAGGAAGTCGCGAAGGTCACTGCCCGCCGGGTCGATGCCATCTGTCGTCGTGACCCGCCGACCTGTCGACCGGAAACAACCGTTGCCGAATTGGCGCAGCTGATGGTCGATAAAAAAGTTCACCTGGTTCCGGTCGTGGATGACAATCGTCATGTCCTCGGCGTGGTCGGCCGGCTTGATATCATTCGCTCGATGAATTTATGA